The Dasypus novemcinctus isolate mDasNov1 chromosome 20, mDasNov1.1.hap2, whole genome shotgun sequence genome includes a region encoding these proteins:
- the ENO2 gene encoding gamma-enolase isoform X1: protein MLLREAVPTIFKRVGSGYARVRVRGGGGRSWVAPSHPPSFSSIPPPSYPQRSPHPRSCVRLRRRLLTHRGLRVTCARPALSAPPPLAARPPPGAAAAAAAAATPALPAPPPPPPAEASCSRQEIPAIMSIERIWAREILDSRGNPTVEVDLYTAKGLFRAAVPSGASTGIYEALELRDGDKQRYLGKGVLKAVDHINTTIAPALLSSGLSVVEQEKLDNLMLELDGTENKSKFGANAILGVSLAVCKAGAAERDLPLYRHIAQLAGNSDLILPVPAFNVINGGSHAGNKLAMQEFMILPVGAESFRDAMRLGAEVYHTLKGVIKDKYGKDATNVGDEGGFAPNILENSEALELVKEAIDKAGYTEKIVIGMDVAASEFYRDGKYDLDFKSPPDPSRYITGDQLGALYQDFVRDYPVVSIEDPFDQDDWAAWSKFTANVGIQIVGDDLTVTNPKRIERAVEEKACNCLLLKVNQIGSVTEAIQACKLAQENGWGVMVSHRSGETEDTFIADLVVGLCTGQIKTGAPCRSERLAKYNQLMRIEEELGDEARFAGHNFRNPSVL from the exons ATGCTGCTGCGTGAGGCTGTGCCCACTATTTTCAAGCGGGTCGGGAGTGGGTATGCGCGCGTGCGTgtgcggggaggggggggcaggTCCTGGGTGGCTCCCAGCCACCCCCCATCCTTCTCCTCCATCCCTCCGCCATCCTACCCCCAGCGGTCCCCCCACCCGCGCTCCTGCGTGCGCCTCCGCCGGCGGCTCCTGACTCATCGGGGGCTCCGGGTCACATGCGCCCGCCCGGCCCTATCGGCGCCTCCCCCGctcgccgcccgcccgccgcccggagccgcagccgccgccgccgccgccgccactcCCGCTctccccgcgccgccgccgccgccgcccgcagAGGCTTCCTGCAGCCGCCAG GAGATTCCAGCCATCATGTCGATAGAGAGGATCTGGGCCCGGGAGATCCTGGACTCGCGTGGGAATCCCACGGTGGAGGTGGATCTCTACACAGCCAAAG GTCTCTTCCGGGCCGCAGTGCCCAGTGGAGCCTCCACTGGCATCTATGAGGCCCTGGAGTTGCGGGATGGCGACAAACAGCGTTATTTAGGCAAAG GTGTGCTGAAGGCAGTGGACCACATCAACACCACCATCGCGCCGGCCCTGCTCAGCTCA GGCCTCTCTGTGGTGGAGCAAGAGAAACTGGACAACCTGATGCTGGAGTTGGATGGGACGGAGAACAAAT CCAAGTTCGGGGCCAATGCCATTCTGGGTGTGTCCCTGGCTGTGTGTAAGGCAGGGGCGGCTGAGCGGGATCTGCCCCTCTATCGCCACATTGCTCAGCTGGCTGGGAACTCAGACCTCATCCTGCCTGTGCCG GCCTTCAACGTGATCAATGGGGGCTCTCACGCCGGGAACAAGCTGGCCATGCAAGAGTTCATGATCCTTCCGGTGGGCGCCGAGAGCTTTCGGGACGCCATGCGACTTGGGGCGGAGGTCTACCACACACTCAAGGGGGTCATCAAGGACAAGTATGGCAAGGATGCCACCAATGTGGGGGATGAAGGTGGCTTTGCCCCCAATATCCTGGAGAACAGTGAAG CCTTGGAGCTGGTGAAGGAAGCCATTGACAAGGCTGGCTACACGGAGAAGATTGTCATTGGCATGGATGTCGCTGCCTCAGAGTTTTATCGTGATGGCAAATACGACTTGGACTTCAAGTCTCCTCCCGATCCTTCCCGATACATCACTGGGGACCAGCTGGGGGCCCTCTACCAGGACTTTGTCAGGGACTATCCTG TTGTCTCCATTGAGGACCCATTTGACCAGGATGATTGGGCTGCCTGGTCCAAGTTCACAGCCAACGTAGGGATCCAGATTGTGGGTGATGACCTGACAGTGACCAACCCAAAGCGCATCGAGCGGGCAGTGGAGGAAAAGGCCTGCAACTGTCTGCTGCTCAAGGTCAACCAGATCGGCTCGGTCACCGAAGCCATCCAGGC GTGCAAGCTGGCCCAGGAGAATGGCTGGGGGGTCATGGTGAGTCATCGCTCAGGAGAGACCGAGGACACTTTC
- the ENO2 gene encoding gamma-enolase isoform X2 yields the protein MLLREAVPTIFKRVGSGYARVRVRGGGGRSWVAPSHPPSFSSIPPPSYPQRSPHPRSCVRLRRRLLTHRGLRVTCARPALSAPPPLAARPPPGAAAAAAAAATPALPAPPPPPPAEASCSRQIPAIMSIERIWAREILDSRGNPTVEVDLYTAKGLFRAAVPSGASTGIYEALELRDGDKQRYLGKGVLKAVDHINTTIAPALLSSGLSVVEQEKLDNLMLELDGTENKSKFGANAILGVSLAVCKAGAAERDLPLYRHIAQLAGNSDLILPVPAFNVINGGSHAGNKLAMQEFMILPVGAESFRDAMRLGAEVYHTLKGVIKDKYGKDATNVGDEGGFAPNILENSEALELVKEAIDKAGYTEKIVIGMDVAASEFYRDGKYDLDFKSPPDPSRYITGDQLGALYQDFVRDYPVVSIEDPFDQDDWAAWSKFTANVGIQIVGDDLTVTNPKRIERAVEEKACNCLLLKVNQIGSVTEAIQACKLAQENGWGVMVSHRSGETEDTFIADLVVGLCTGQIKTGAPCRSERLAKYNQLMRIEEELGDEARFAGHNFRNPSVL from the exons ATGCTGCTGCGTGAGGCTGTGCCCACTATTTTCAAGCGGGTCGGGAGTGGGTATGCGCGCGTGCGTgtgcggggaggggggggcaggTCCTGGGTGGCTCCCAGCCACCCCCCATCCTTCTCCTCCATCCCTCCGCCATCCTACCCCCAGCGGTCCCCCCACCCGCGCTCCTGCGTGCGCCTCCGCCGGCGGCTCCTGACTCATCGGGGGCTCCGGGTCACATGCGCCCGCCCGGCCCTATCGGCGCCTCCCCCGctcgccgcccgcccgccgcccggagccgcagccgccgccgccgccgccgccactcCCGCTctccccgcgccgccgccgccgccgcccgcagAGGCTTCCTGCAGCCGCCAG ATTCCAGCCATCATGTCGATAGAGAGGATCTGGGCCCGGGAGATCCTGGACTCGCGTGGGAATCCCACGGTGGAGGTGGATCTCTACACAGCCAAAG GTCTCTTCCGGGCCGCAGTGCCCAGTGGAGCCTCCACTGGCATCTATGAGGCCCTGGAGTTGCGGGATGGCGACAAACAGCGTTATTTAGGCAAAG GTGTGCTGAAGGCAGTGGACCACATCAACACCACCATCGCGCCGGCCCTGCTCAGCTCA GGCCTCTCTGTGGTGGAGCAAGAGAAACTGGACAACCTGATGCTGGAGTTGGATGGGACGGAGAACAAAT CCAAGTTCGGGGCCAATGCCATTCTGGGTGTGTCCCTGGCTGTGTGTAAGGCAGGGGCGGCTGAGCGGGATCTGCCCCTCTATCGCCACATTGCTCAGCTGGCTGGGAACTCAGACCTCATCCTGCCTGTGCCG GCCTTCAACGTGATCAATGGGGGCTCTCACGCCGGGAACAAGCTGGCCATGCAAGAGTTCATGATCCTTCCGGTGGGCGCCGAGAGCTTTCGGGACGCCATGCGACTTGGGGCGGAGGTCTACCACACACTCAAGGGGGTCATCAAGGACAAGTATGGCAAGGATGCCACCAATGTGGGGGATGAAGGTGGCTTTGCCCCCAATATCCTGGAGAACAGTGAAG CCTTGGAGCTGGTGAAGGAAGCCATTGACAAGGCTGGCTACACGGAGAAGATTGTCATTGGCATGGATGTCGCTGCCTCAGAGTTTTATCGTGATGGCAAATACGACTTGGACTTCAAGTCTCCTCCCGATCCTTCCCGATACATCACTGGGGACCAGCTGGGGGCCCTCTACCAGGACTTTGTCAGGGACTATCCTG TTGTCTCCATTGAGGACCCATTTGACCAGGATGATTGGGCTGCCTGGTCCAAGTTCACAGCCAACGTAGGGATCCAGATTGTGGGTGATGACCTGACAGTGACCAACCCAAAGCGCATCGAGCGGGCAGTGGAGGAAAAGGCCTGCAACTGTCTGCTGCTCAAGGTCAACCAGATCGGCTCGGTCACCGAAGCCATCCAGGC GTGCAAGCTGGCCCAGGAGAATGGCTGGGGGGTCATGGTGAGTCATCGCTCAGGAGAGACCGAGGACACTTTC